From a region of the Paenibacillus lutimineralis genome:
- a CDS encoding GNAT family N-acetyltransferase, whose amino-acid sequence MFKCGGKIPVLEGERIRLRRMEQADAADLFRYWSDPVVVKYMNVPVFTSVEETSEMIDFLNGLSETEDTMRWGIELVQEQRLIGSCGFNTWELSGAYRGEIGYDIGRAYWRQGYMTEAFRLMLNYGFMTMGLNRIEALVDPRNSASRSILQSFTFHEEGLLREYQRTEEGFVDLLIYSLLRRDYDSGGKYL is encoded by the coding sequence GTGTTCAAATGCGGTGGTAAGATTCCAGTGCTGGAAGGTGAGAGAATACGGCTAAGAAGGATGGAGCAGGCGGATGCCGCTGATCTGTTCCGCTATTGGAGTGATCCGGTGGTCGTTAAATATATGAATGTCCCCGTGTTCACATCCGTGGAGGAGACATCAGAGATGATCGATTTCCTCAACGGATTGTCCGAGACGGAAGACACAATGCGCTGGGGAATCGAACTGGTCCAGGAGCAGAGGCTGATTGGAAGCTGCGGCTTCAATACGTGGGAGCTGTCGGGGGCCTATCGTGGAGAAATCGGCTATGATATAGGGCGTGCTTACTGGCGACAGGGCTATATGACAGAGGCGTTCCGCTTAATGCTGAATTATGGCTTCATGACGATGGGACTGAATCGTATTGAAGCTCTGGTCGATCCACGGAACAGTGCTTCTCGTAGCATTTTGCAATCTTTTACCTTCCATGAGGAGGGATTGCTCAGGGAGTACCAACGAACCGAAGAAGGCTTCGTCGATCTGTTGATCTATTCCCTGTTACGCAGAGACTATGACTCAGGAGGAAAATATTTGTGA
- a CDS encoding DeoR/GlpR family DNA-binding transcription regulator, producing MKAFERKEKIIQELHRHKKVLVSQLATSFEVTEETIRRDLEKLEQEGVVTRNYGGAVLNAHIHEDLPYQTRNTRNIEEKRSISSLLLPLINDEDTLMTDTSSTVFEALKLLESERDNLTIITNSVIILNEFSQTSHTIISTGGSLRPKASSLIGPVARQAIQNYNVDIALFSCKGISVMSGITDSNEPESELKQAMSQQARQTILLIDSSKFDHIGFVKMLEFKQISYIITDRRPSDEWISFLENQDITLLHP from the coding sequence ATGAAGGCTTTTGAGCGAAAAGAAAAAATTATTCAAGAATTACATAGACATAAAAAAGTGCTCGTCTCACAGCTGGCTACCAGCTTCGAGGTTACCGAGGAGACGATTCGCCGCGATCTGGAGAAGCTCGAGCAGGAAGGGGTCGTAACCAGAAATTATGGTGGGGCCGTTCTAAACGCTCATATCCATGAAGATCTACCTTATCAGACGAGAAATACGCGAAATATTGAGGAGAAAAGGTCCATTTCCAGCTTGCTGCTCCCACTGATTAACGATGAAGATACACTGATGACCGATACAAGCTCTACCGTGTTTGAAGCGCTGAAGCTCCTCGAGTCTGAACGCGACAATCTGACGATCATCACAAATTCTGTTATTATTCTTAACGAGTTCAGTCAGACAAGTCATACGATTATTTCCACCGGCGGTTCACTTCGGCCCAAGGCAAGCTCGTTGATCGGACCGGTAGCCAGACAGGCCATTCAGAATTACAATGTCGATATTGCCCTGTTCAGCTGTAAAGGCATATCTGTGATGAGTGGAATCACCGATTCCAATGAGCCGGAGAGTGAATTGAAGCAAGCGATGAGTCAGCAGGCCCGGCAGACCATTCTGCTTATAGATTCAAGTAAATTCGATCATATCGGCTTTGTCAAAATGCTTGAGTTCAAGCAGATCAGTTATATTATTACCGATCGCAGACCTTCCGACGAGTGGATCTCGTTCCTGGAGAACCAAGATATTACACTGCTCCATCCCTAA
- a CDS encoding alpha/beta hydrolase yields MTIYLMITLLAIAGMVSGIISFAFQQLTHMKLQSTHHLFQYLEKSGVYSRERFSRLKKQEVEILSDDGLRLCGYVIETDPSSKHWAIIVHGYTVSMLISTQYIDLFQSEGFNILLIDQRRHGNSQGKYTTYGYYEKYDVAAWVRWLLHNYGTDCSIGLHGQSLGGATVLEYLSIAHSNIKFVIADCPFSDLTQLLHHQARTIYKLPAYPLLPIINKILKRKAGFTMEQVSPLQAVEHCHLPVLFIHGTKDNYVPTYMSEQLYKRKAGPRSLLLVDGAIHGNAYAVAPKEYSEAVRILIHQALKEEEASAITTVSVELTGSPEPAVLPLST; encoded by the coding sequence ATGACGATCTACTTGATGATTACTCTGTTGGCCATCGCTGGTATGGTGTCAGGAATTATCTCCTTCGCCTTCCAGCAGCTGACTCATATGAAATTGCAGTCCACTCATCATCTGTTTCAATATTTAGAGAAATCCGGCGTCTACAGCCGGGAACGCTTCAGCCGTCTGAAGAAGCAGGAAGTCGAGATCCTCTCCGATGACGGTTTGCGCTTATGCGGCTATGTCATAGAGACCGATCCATCGTCCAAACACTGGGCGATTATCGTCCATGGTTATACTGTCTCTATGCTAATCTCCACGCAATATATCGATCTATTCCAGAGCGAAGGCTTCAATATTCTGCTCATTGACCAGCGTCGACACGGGAATAGCCAAGGGAAATACACAACCTACGGTTATTACGAAAAATACGATGTTGCCGCATGGGTCAGATGGCTCTTACATAACTACGGTACCGATTGCAGCATCGGCCTTCATGGCCAGTCACTCGGCGGAGCAACCGTGCTCGAGTATTTAAGTATCGCCCATTCAAACATCAAATTTGTTATCGCAGACTGCCCATTCTCCGATTTGACGCAGCTTCTGCATCATCAAGCAAGAACAATCTATAAACTTCCTGCCTACCCGCTCTTGCCTATCATCAATAAGATCCTAAAGCGCAAAGCTGGATTCACCATGGAACAGGTTAGCCCATTACAGGCGGTAGAACACTGCCATCTTCCCGTTCTGTTCATCCATGGGACGAAGGATAACTATGTACCCACATATATGAGTGAACAGCTGTATAAGCGCAAGGCTGGACCAAGAAGCCTGCTCCTGGTAGATGGTGCGATCCACGGCAACGCCTATGCTGTAGCCCCCAAAGAATATAGCGAAGCAGTCCGCATATTAATTCATCAAGCACTTAAGGAGGAAGAGGCGTCGGCCATCACCACCGTCTCAGTCGAATTAACCGGTTCCCCCGAGCCCGCCGTGTTGCCACTATCCACCTAA
- a CDS encoding energy-coupling factor transporter transmembrane component T family protein, whose product MNQLHVDHSLRRGFGLKSIDPLSKLVALFCAALLAMHWDKPIPLLIMLVLFFGLARYGVGMSWPRLGRRLRFIAVFGMPLFIITSIAAPVGEAFVAWGPLQITIGGTEYAAAITLRMFCLFLSSIIYIESTDPKDFVTVLTTRLKLPYRFVFGVSMALTFLPLLEAESRVARQARQLRFGRRPRGVGERLRMWRGNLAAIFTGAIRRVEQTAGSMESKGFGAYPVRSFLRGVEIGIAGYALMVVSVGVTACLWFI is encoded by the coding sequence GTGAACCAGTTACATGTAGACCATTCTCTCAGGCGAGGCTTCGGGCTGAAATCTATAGATCCGCTCAGCAAGCTGGTCGCTCTGTTCTGTGCTGCGCTTCTGGCAATGCATTGGGACAAGCCGATACCGCTGCTGATCATGCTGGTCTTGTTCTTTGGGTTGGCCCGTTATGGTGTAGGAATGAGCTGGCCACGCTTGGGGCGTAGATTGAGATTTATCGCTGTCTTTGGTATGCCATTATTCATCATCACCAGCATCGCGGCTCCAGTGGGGGAAGCGTTTGTTGCCTGGGGGCCTCTACAGATTACAATCGGAGGTACTGAATATGCAGCGGCGATTACACTACGCATGTTCTGCCTGTTCTTATCCTCAATCATTTATATCGAGTCCACAGATCCCAAGGATTTCGTTACCGTTCTGACTACTCGTTTGAAGCTACCTTATCGGTTCGTCTTTGGCGTATCAATGGCATTAACTTTTCTGCCGTTGCTTGAAGCGGAAAGTCGGGTGGCAAGGCAAGCGCGCCAACTACGATTTGGCAGGCGGCCGCGCGGTGTGGGTGAGAGATTACGGATGTGGCGTGGCAATCTTGCGGCCATATTTACCGGGGCTATAAGACGTGTGGAGCAGACGGCTGGCTCAATGGAATCCAAGGGCTTCGGCGCTTATCCGGTGCGCAGTTTCCTTAGGGGAGTAGAGATTGGGATTGCCGGATATGCTCTGATGGTAGTAAGTGTTGGAGTGACGGCTTGTTTATGGTTCATATAA
- the rhaD gene encoding rhamnulose-1-phosphate aldolase: MLQDIMTAPFLREMCDTTANLYRLGWDERNGGNISYLIGEEEVSDYLDISRVERTVSMSFDASELTGRYFIVTGSGKYFKNVIKDPAVNLGVIRIGQDGHSYELLWGFADGGVATSELPTHLMNHMQRLKVDPKHRVIMHCHATHLIGMTFTHSLDEIEFTKTLWEMCTECLVVFPEGVGIIPWMVPGTDAIGEATAERMKDVRIVMWPHHGVFGAGTTMDETFGLIETAEKAAQVYTIVCAQGGKKQTILDQELLDLAQAFGVTPRPGVLQN, encoded by the coding sequence ATGCTTCAAGATATAATGACGGCACCATTTCTACGGGAAATGTGCGATACTACGGCCAATTTATACCGTCTGGGCTGGGACGAGCGCAACGGAGGAAATATTAGCTATCTGATCGGAGAGGAAGAAGTAAGCGATTATCTGGATATTTCGCGAGTAGAACGCACCGTTTCGATGAGCTTCGATGCCTCTGAACTAACAGGGAGGTACTTCATTGTGACGGGATCGGGCAAATACTTCAAGAACGTTATCAAGGACCCGGCAGTGAACCTTGGAGTTATTCGGATAGGCCAGGATGGGCATAGCTATGAGCTTCTATGGGGATTTGCTGATGGGGGAGTGGCTACGAGCGAGCTGCCAACCCATCTGATGAATCATATGCAGCGGTTAAAGGTGGATCCTAAGCACCGAGTCATTATGCACTGCCATGCAACTCATCTGATTGGCATGACCTTTACACATAGCCTAGATGAGATTGAATTTACGAAGACTCTGTGGGAGATGTGTACAGAATGTCTGGTTGTGTTCCCGGAAGGCGTTGGAATTATTCCGTGGATGGTACCAGGCACAGATGCGATTGGAGAAGCGACCGCAGAGCGAATGAAGGATGTTCGAATCGTGATGTGGCCGCATCATGGCGTGTTCGGGGCAGGCACCACGATGGATGAGACCTTTGGATTAATCGAGACGGCGGAGAAGGCAGCACAGGTCTATACGATTGTATGTGCGCAAGGTGGTAAGAAACAGACGATCTTGGATCAAGAACTGCTCGATTTGGCGCAAGCTTTTGGGGTAACACCAAGACCGGGAGTACTGCAGAACTAA
- the pfkB gene encoding 1-phosphofructokinase, giving the protein MIYTITLNPSVDYIVEVEELNIGGLSRMKRDLKLPGGKGINVSRVLNQLGAENTALGFLGGFTGRYVNDRLQEERMSTDFVTIASDTRINIKLKHGEETEINGLGPDISEAEAEQLLQKLSALQKDDIVILSGSIPPSLGEDFYERLIRVSKQRGAEFVIDTTGEALLKALKHRPLLVKPNHHELAELYDTELNSMEDVVVYGRKLLGAGAKNVLVSMAAEGALLITESAVYHAKVPAGQVKNSVGAGDSMIAGFVGTLVKTGDPLAAFRTGVAAGSATAFTDDLATRDQIDQLLPKVVISNR; this is encoded by the coding sequence ATGATATATACGATAACGCTTAACCCGTCTGTAGACTACATCGTAGAGGTTGAAGAGCTGAACATTGGCGGTCTTAGCCGGATGAAGCGGGACTTGAAGCTTCCAGGAGGTAAGGGGATTAACGTGTCGCGCGTGTTGAACCAACTTGGTGCCGAGAACACAGCGCTCGGCTTCCTTGGAGGGTTCACTGGACGGTACGTGAACGATAGATTACAGGAAGAGCGGATGTCAACCGACTTCGTAACGATAGCAAGCGATACGCGGATTAATATCAAGCTGAAGCACGGCGAAGAGACGGAGATCAACGGTCTCGGGCCGGACATCAGTGAAGCGGAGGCGGAGCAGTTGCTGCAGAAGTTATCCGCATTGCAGAAGGATGACATCGTGATCTTGTCGGGCAGCATTCCGCCATCGCTCGGTGAAGATTTCTATGAACGCTTGATTCGGGTTAGTAAGCAAAGAGGCGCTGAGTTTGTGATCGATACGACTGGCGAAGCACTGCTCAAGGCACTCAAGCATCGCCCGTTGCTCGTCAAGCCGAATCACCATGAACTCGCTGAGTTGTATGACACTGAGCTGAATTCCATGGAGGATGTCGTTGTGTACGGGCGTAAACTGCTGGGGGCTGGAGCCAAGAATGTCCTCGTCTCTATGGCTGCTGAAGGGGCTCTGTTAATAACCGAGTCCGCTGTGTATCATGCGAAAGTGCCGGCGGGACAAGTCAAGAACTCGGTGGGAGCCGGTGATTCTATGATCGCAGGCTTCGTAGGTACGCTGGTGAAAACTGGCGATCCCCTCGCAGCATTCCGCACCGGGGTCGCTGCAGGCAGCGCTACTGCATTCACGGATGATCTTGCAACCAGAGATCAAATCGATCAACTGCTGCCGAAGGTTGTTATTTCTAATCGATAG
- a CDS encoding PTS fructose transporter subunit IIABC, translated as MRITDLLIKETMIMDLQAQTKDAAIDELIASLYKHGRISDPVLFKEKILKREAEASTGIGGGIAMPHAKTNVVNEATIVFAKSSKGVEFDSIDGEPAKIFFMIAVPEGAGNMHLRTLATLSKLLIDSEFIDQLMSTRTPDEVTALFDARQAEGDEEAQSGGKEAGHSSDRETHPVTKETSSEGAESEALVVAVTACPTGIAHTYMAEDALKKMAKEMGVTIRVETNGSEGAKNVLTPDEIRRASGVIVAADKNVEMARFDGKPVLIRPVSEGIRKPKELIQKALQGDAPTYHSGNKTAEEPAKEEKKSVGSKIYKDLMNGISHMLPFVVGGGILIAISFLFEQVGGPDHPLYKLLMTIGGDGAFHFLIPILAGFIAMSIGDRPALMPGMVGGLMAVNSNAGFLGGLAAGFMAGYIVIGLRKLFAGLPKSLEGLKPILLYPVFGLLIAGSIMYFIFDPVFSTINTWLVSGLNNLGTANAVLLGLVLGGMMAIDMGGPFNKAAYTFAIGVFTTSGNTNGLMMAAVMAGGMVPPLAIALASTFFKHKFTEDERKSGLTNYVLGLSFITEGAIPFAAADPLRVLTSCILGSAVAGGLTQLWKINIPAPHGGIFVAALANHALLFLLAVAIGSVISALVLGIWKKPMVDRV; from the coding sequence ATGAGAATTACCGATTTGTTGATCAAAGAGACGATGATTATGGATTTACAGGCGCAGACAAAGGATGCAGCAATCGATGAATTGATCGCGAGCCTGTATAAGCATGGTCGAATCTCGGACCCGGTGCTGTTCAAGGAGAAGATTCTGAAACGTGAAGCAGAGGCAAGTACGGGGATTGGCGGGGGGATTGCTATGCCCCATGCGAAGACAAATGTGGTTAACGAAGCGACTATCGTATTTGCCAAAAGCTCCAAAGGTGTAGAATTCGATTCTATCGATGGAGAGCCAGCCAAAATCTTCTTTATGATTGCCGTTCCGGAAGGAGCGGGCAATATGCATCTTCGCACGTTGGCTACGTTGTCTAAGCTGTTAATTGATAGCGAATTCATCGACCAATTGATGAGCACTAGAACACCTGATGAAGTGACGGCATTGTTTGACGCTAGGCAGGCTGAGGGTGATGAAGAGGCGCAAAGCGGAGGCAAGGAAGCGGGGCATAGCTCTGATCGGGAGACCCATCCGGTTACGAAGGAGACCTCTTCCGAAGGAGCGGAATCTGAAGCTTTGGTTGTAGCTGTAACCGCTTGCCCTACGGGGATCGCACACACGTATATGGCTGAGGATGCTTTGAAGAAGATGGCCAAGGAGATGGGAGTAACTATCCGGGTGGAGACGAACGGTTCAGAAGGAGCCAAGAACGTATTAACTCCGGATGAAATCCGCCGGGCAAGCGGTGTGATTGTCGCTGCGGATAAAAATGTCGAGATGGCCAGATTTGATGGGAAACCAGTACTCATAAGACCGGTAAGCGAAGGTATCCGCAAACCTAAGGAGCTGATTCAAAAGGCGCTTCAAGGCGATGCTCCGACTTACCATAGCGGTAATAAAACAGCTGAGGAACCAGCGAAGGAAGAGAAGAAAAGCGTCGGCAGCAAAATTTATAAGGACTTAATGAACGGTATTTCTCATATGCTGCCATTTGTCGTAGGCGGCGGGATTCTGATCGCCATCTCCTTCCTGTTCGAACAGGTAGGCGGACCGGATCATCCACTGTACAAATTGCTAATGACGATCGGTGGAGATGGAGCGTTCCACTTCCTGATTCCGATTCTGGCTGGATTCATCGCCATGAGTATTGGAGATCGTCCAGCGCTCATGCCAGGGATGGTCGGCGGCTTGATGGCGGTGAATTCGAACGCGGGCTTCCTTGGTGGTCTGGCCGCCGGTTTCATGGCCGGCTATATTGTGATCGGGCTGCGGAAGCTATTCGCCGGGTTACCCAAATCGCTTGAAGGACTTAAGCCAATTTTACTCTATCCGGTATTTGGGCTGTTGATCGCTGGCTCAATTATGTATTTTATCTTTGATCCAGTCTTCAGCACGATTAATACATGGCTCGTATCAGGATTGAATAATCTGGGGACGGCCAACGCGGTTCTGCTTGGGCTTGTACTTGGCGGTATGATGGCGATAGATATGGGCGGCCCGTTCAATAAGGCCGCATACACCTTCGCTATCGGCGTGTTCACAACGAGTGGTAACACGAATGGACTGATGATGGCGGCTGTCATGGCCGGAGGTATGGTTCCTCCACTGGCGATTGCGCTGGCAAGCACCTTCTTTAAGCACAAATTCACAGAAGACGAACGGAAGTCCGGTTTAACTAACTATGTGCTGGGTTTGTCTTTTATTACCGAGGGAGCGATTCCATTCGCGGCGGCCGATCCGCTTCGCGTCCTTACTTCCTGTATTCTCGGTTCGGCGGTGGCCGGTGGTCTTACCCAGTTATGGAAGATTAATATCCCGGCTCCGCACGGCGGAATATTCGTCGCCGCGCTGGCCAATCATGCTCTATTGTTCCTGCTCGCAGTAGCGATTGGCTCGGTCATCTCGGCCCTGGTACTCGGTATCTGGAAGAAGCCGATGGTGGACAGAGTGTAA
- a CDS encoding NAD-dependent epimerase/dehydratase family protein, with translation MKEVFVLGGTGFLGFYTTKELLKKGYSVSTVALPPMPAEDLLPSEVQCTLADINEMTDEQVVEMLKGKYAFIYAAGADERVVPAAPAMKFFYEANVLPTQRMARLAKQAGVKKFVVFGSYFSHFAEVWTDLDLKRNNGYPRTRLLQEEVAFMEGEGTMDVMSLRLPYIFGVMPGRMPLWTMFVEQVKGKDIVPVLDGGTAMVTVQQVAEAAVGAIEHGTHRSCYAISDTNMKFTEFNQMIVDMLGQTETKVTVVPLETMKSAMEQMDAAEFEAGREHGIHLADTMEIQNRDAYLDPEDTMPILQYKKDDVRAAIRETLQKCIEGLQ, from the coding sequence ATGAAAGAAGTTTTTGTACTTGGTGGCACTGGTTTCCTAGGCTTTTATACAACAAAAGAACTGTTGAAGAAGGGGTACAGTGTCTCAACAGTGGCGCTTCCACCAATGCCTGCGGAAGATTTACTACCTTCTGAAGTTCAATGTACGTTGGCTGATATCAATGAGATGACGGATGAACAGGTTGTGGAAATGCTGAAAGGCAAATATGCATTTATATATGCGGCTGGCGCAGATGAGCGTGTTGTCCCCGCGGCACCTGCGATGAAATTTTTCTATGAAGCTAATGTCTTGCCGACACAACGCATGGCTCGTCTTGCCAAGCAGGCAGGCGTGAAGAAGTTTGTTGTATTCGGTTCGTATTTCTCCCACTTTGCTGAGGTTTGGACGGACCTGGATTTGAAGCGGAACAATGGCTATCCTCGTACACGTCTCCTTCAGGAAGAAGTAGCATTTATGGAAGGTGAAGGGACGATGGATGTGATGTCGCTGCGCTTGCCATATATTTTCGGTGTGATGCCTGGACGTATGCCTCTATGGACGATGTTCGTGGAACAGGTAAAGGGAAAAGACATTGTACCTGTACTAGACGGGGGCACTGCTATGGTGACAGTGCAGCAAGTGGCTGAAGCGGCTGTAGGCGCAATTGAGCACGGGACTCACCGCAGCTGTTATGCGATTAGTGACACCAATATGAAATTTACTGAATTCAATCAGATGATTGTTGATATGCTGGGACAGACGGAGACGAAGGTTACTGTAGTTCCACTAGAAACCATGAAATCGGCGATGGAACAGATGGATGCGGCGGAGTTCGAAGCTGGAAGAGAGCATGGCATTCATTTGGCCGATACGATGGAGATTCAGAATCGCGATGCATATCTCGATCCTGAGGATACGATGCCAATACTGCAGTACAAGAAGGACGATGTCCGGGCTGCGATTCGCGAGACTTTGCAAAAATGTATTGAAGGCTTGCAATAA
- a CDS encoding GAF domain-containing protein — translation MFHTISYTGSREKQHNQVISQLKSLIYEEPDRIANLANASALLNFYLSDINWVGFYMYDGKELVLGPFQGLPACIRIPLGKGVCGTSAKERRSVRVDDVHAFPGHIACDAASNSEIVIPVIKNGELIGILDIDSPLKSRFDEKDQAFLEQLVQVLTEQL, via the coding sequence ATGTTCCATACAATCAGTTACACGGGTTCCCGTGAAAAACAGCATAATCAAGTCATATCGCAATTAAAATCACTAATTTACGAGGAACCAGACAGAATTGCCAATCTAGCCAACGCTTCTGCTCTATTAAACTTCTATCTATCGGACATCAACTGGGTAGGCTTCTATATGTACGATGGCAAGGAGCTTGTACTCGGCCCGTTCCAGGGACTGCCGGCTTGTATCCGCATCCCGCTAGGCAAAGGCGTATGTGGGACAAGCGCTAAGGAGCGCCGTTCAGTACGAGTGGATGACGTACATGCCTTCCCAGGTCATATTGCCTGCGATGCCGCATCGAACAGCGAGATCGTAATCCCAGTGATCAAGAACGGAGAACTGATTGGTATACTCGATATTGATAGCCCGCTGAAGTCCCGCTTCGATGAGAAGGATCAAGCATTTCTGGAGCAACTCGTCCAAGTACTAACAGAGCAGCTCTAG
- the yfcE gene encoding phosphodiesterase, translated as MKLMFISDIHGSAYWLDKAIEKVKEEAPDQIVMLGDFMYHGPRNPLPEGYNPAQVAETLNQYKQHIVAVRGNCDAEVDQMLLEFPMMADYTVILHEGRRLYVTHGHGFNMEQLPPLLENDIFIQGHTHVPVADKKDGIYVLNPGSIALPKENYPNSYGIIENGSFLVKDFEGGTIKSITFAS; from the coding sequence ATGAAACTGATGTTTATTTCCGATATTCATGGGTCTGCATACTGGCTGGACAAGGCAATCGAGAAGGTGAAGGAGGAGGCGCCCGACCAGATCGTCATGCTCGGCGATTTCATGTATCATGGGCCTAGAAATCCGCTACCTGAAGGGTATAACCCGGCGCAGGTTGCAGAGACGCTGAATCAGTACAAGCAGCATATCGTGGCTGTGCGCGGGAACTGCGATGCAGAAGTGGATCAAATGCTGCTCGAATTCCCGATGATGGCAGACTATACAGTAATCCTTCATGAGGGACGTCGCCTATATGTGACTCATGGACACGGATTCAATATGGAGCAATTGCCGCCGCTATTGGAGAACGATATTTTCATTCAGGGCCATACTCACGTACCTGTAGCCGATAAGAAGGACGGTATATATGTGCTCAATCCTGGATCGATCGCACTTCCAAAAGAGAACTATCCGAACTCCTACGGCATTATTGAAAACGGTAGCTTCCTCGTTAAAGATTTCGAGGGTGGCACTATCAAATCAATAACCTTTGCATCATAA
- a CDS encoding LTA synthase family protein: MSAYQRIRPGNLKPFVFFTVIMILKSYLAWITIFDQMPVWGPLIKELPFILILFCLIEVFSSKRKIGIYLSVNLIVTAVFFAAIMYHKYYGVIVTYHALQQVNQVTAVKNSVFSLLAPYYLLIFLDIVVIGFWLMRRKRAEKFKKLFNFDRVSKSFVGVVLGISLALCIFNIWPNRASMNEIKQAEQMGILSYETYTILSNKEEDLVDKDEISQAKIDKMKGINKQDDPQFFGAAKGKNLIIIQLESFQDFLVNLKIDGQEITPVMNSLVKDNLYFKNFYQMVGQGNTSDAEFVVNTSFYIPYNEAATQNYPNKELPSLPKLLKSNGYDTATFHTNVVDFWNRGELYKAIGWDRYYDQKFFGQEDTVFFGPTDEVLYKKSAEELSKMQATGVPFYSQVISMTAHHPFTIPHELDRITLPERYENNMVGDYLRSQNYADYALGLFIDDLKQRGIWDNSLVVIYGDHLGLPKFSLDKHGLELMSEIYGREYSYRDMLNIPLVISIPGQSEPRVLDNVGGQVDILPTVANLLGVSMGNQIHFGEDILNHSYNLLPQRYYLPSGSFINDKAVFMPGTWYEDGTQFPLAKDSVSQALTTEDEYNRALDLLRLSDSYVQQLPDREKDQE, from the coding sequence ATGTCAGCGTATCAACGAATCCGGCCTGGGAATCTCAAGCCGTTCGTATTCTTTACCGTGATTATGATCCTAAAAAGCTACCTTGCCTGGATCACGATATTCGATCAAATGCCGGTCTGGGGACCGTTGATCAAGGAGCTCCCATTTATCCTGATCCTGTTCTGTCTGATTGAGGTCTTCTCCTCCAAGAGAAAAATCGGAATTTATCTAAGCGTCAACCTCATTGTTACTGCCGTCTTCTTCGCAGCTATTATGTATCATAAATATTACGGGGTCATCGTCACCTACCATGCGCTACAGCAAGTCAATCAGGTGACTGCAGTTAAGAACAGCGTATTCTCTCTGCTCGCTCCATACTATCTACTTATTTTCCTCGATATTGTCGTCATCGGCTTCTGGCTGATGCGCAGGAAGAGAGCAGAGAAATTCAAGAAATTGTTCAATTTTGACAGAGTAAGCAAGAGTTTTGTAGGTGTTGTACTCGGGATTTCACTCGCCCTATGCATTTTCAATATTTGGCCGAATCGGGCCAGCATGAATGAGATCAAGCAAGCGGAGCAGATGGGGATTCTGAGCTATGAGACCTATACGATTCTATCAAACAAAGAAGAAGATCTCGTAGATAAGGATGAGATTTCCCAGGCTAAGATTGACAAGATGAAAGGAATTAATAAGCAGGACGATCCGCAGTTCTTCGGTGCTGCCAAAGGCAAGAACCTGATTATTATCCAGTTGGAGTCATTCCAGGACTTCCTGGTCAATCTGAAGATTGATGGACAAGAGATTACTCCAGTCATGAATTCGCTTGTTAAAGATAATCTCTATTTTAAGAACTTCTATCAAATGGTAGGGCAAGGGAATACATCGGATGCCGAGTTTGTGGTAAATACGTCATTCTATATTCCTTATAACGAAGCAGCAACGCAGAATTATCCGAATAAAGAACTGCCAAGTCTACCTAAACTACTGAAATCAAATGGCTACGATACCGCTACCTTCCACACCAATGTGGTAGATTTCTGGAATCGCGGCGAATTATACAAAGCGATCGGATGGGATCGCTATTACGACCAGAAGTTCTTCGGTCAAGAGGACACCGTATTCTTCGGCCCTACGGATGAAGTGCTGTATAAGAAGTCGGCTGAAGAATTGAGCAAAATGCAGGCGACTGGCGTTCCGTTCTATTCACAAGTCATCTCAATGACTGCGCATCATCCATTTACAATTCCACACGAATTGGACCGGATTACGCTGCCGGAGCGTTACGAGAACAATATGGTCGGCGATTACCTTCGCTCGCAGAATTATGCGGACTATGCACTCGGTTTGTTCATTGACGATCTGAAGCAGCGCGGAATCTGGGACAACAGTCTGGTTGTTATCTATGGCGACCATCTGGGGCTACCGAAATTCTCGCTTGACAAGCATGGTCTAGAACTTATGAGCGAAATTTACGGTCGCGAGTACAGCTACCGTGACATGCTGAATATCCCGCTTGTAATCTCGATTCCAGGACAGTCGGAACCAAGAGTCTTGGATAATGTCGGCGGACAGGTTGATATCCTGCCAACCGTCGCCAACCTGCTGGGTGTCTCAATGGGTAATCAGATCCATTTCGGTGAAGATATACTGAATCATAGTTATAATTTATTGCCGCAGCGTTACTATCTGCCTTCAGGCTCGTTCATTAACGACAAGGCCGTGTTCATGCCAGGAACCTGGTATGAGGACGGTACTCAGTTCCCGTTGGCCAAAGACAGTGTTAGTCAAGCCCTCACTACTGAGGATGAATATAACCGGGCGCTTGATCTGCTGCGCTTATCTGACAGCTATGTACAGCAGCTCCCGGATCGTGAGAAGGATCAAGAGTAA